One segment of Clarias gariepinus isolate MV-2021 ecotype Netherlands chromosome 6, CGAR_prim_01v2, whole genome shotgun sequence DNA contains the following:
- the pou4f1 gene encoding POU domain, class 4, transcription factor 1: protein MMSMNSKQPHFAMHPSLPEHKYTTLHSSSEAIRRACLQTPQLQSNIFASLDETLLARAEALAAVDMAVSQGKAHPFKPDATYHTMNSVPCSSTSTVPIAPPHHPHHHHHHHHHHQNLEPADLMEHISSPSLALMSSAHEAGGGAGGGGGGGGGGGGGGGGGAGLISTSAHPHSHMHGLSHLSHQAAMNINSPLGHHHHPHHPHPGLLPSHPGSAQGASGLVPNGLPSLPDSDTDPRELEAFAERFKQRRIKLGVTQADVGSALANLKIPGVGSLSQSTICRFESLTLSHNNMIALKPILQAWLEEAEGAQREKTNKPELFNGAEKKRKRTSIAAPEKRSLEAYFAVQPRPSSEKIAAIAEKLDLKKNVVRVWFCNQRQKQKRLKFSAAH from the exons aTGATGTCCATGAACAGCAAACAGCCTCACTTCGCCATGCACCCGAGTTTACCAGAACACAAGTACACTACTTTACACTCAAGCTCGGAGGCGATCCGGAGAGCCTGCCTGCAAACTCCAcag CTACAGAGCAACATCTTCGCCAGCCTGGATGAGACCCTGCTGGCCCGCGCAGAGGCCCTGGCGGCCGTGGACATGGCGGTGTCGCAGGGCAAAGCGCACCCGTTCAAGCCCGACGCCACGTACCACACGATGAACAGCGTGCCGTGCTCGTCCACGTCCACGGTGCCCATCGCGCCGCCGCATCACCcgcatcaccaccaccaccatcaccaccatcaccagaACCTGGAGCCAGCGGACCTGATGGAGCACATCAGCTCACCCTCGCTCGCCCTGATGAGCAGCGCGCATGAGGCCGGCGGAGGCGCTGGAGGAGGCGGCGGCGGAGGTGGTGGTGGAGGCGGTGGAGGCGGCGGAGGCGCAGGACTCATCTCCACATCGGCGCATCCGCACTCACACATGCACGGCTTGAGCCATCTGTCGCATCAGGCAGCTATGAACATCAACTCCCCGCTCggacaccaccaccacccgcACCACCCACATCCGGGGCTTTTACCCTCCCACCCCGGCAGCGCTCAGGGCGCCTCCGGTCTCGTTCCCAACGGACTTCCGTCTCTGCCCGACTCGGATACGGACCCGCGCGAACTTGAGGCGTTCGCCGAGCGCTTTAAACAGCGGCGGATCAAACTCGGGGTCACCCAGGCGGACGTGGGCAGCGCCCTGGCCAACCTGAAAATCCCCGGCGTGGGCTCGCTCAGTCAGAGCACCATATGCAGGTTCGAGTCTCTAACGCTGTCACACAACAACATGATCGCGCTCAAGCCTATTCTGCAGGCCTGGCTGGAGGAGGCCGAGGGCGCGCAGCGCGAGAAAACTAACAAACCCGAGCTGTTCAACGGCGCGGAGAAGAAGCGCAAGCGCACGTCCATCGCCGCGCCCGAGAAGCGCTCTCTCGAGGCGTACTTCGCCGTTCAGCCGCGACCCTCCAGCGAGAAAATCGCTGCGATCGCCGAGAAACTGGACCTGAAAAAGAACGTGGTGCGCGTCTGGTTCTGTAACcaaagacaaaaacagaaaCGGTTGAAATTTTCAGCGGcgcactga